From the Brachyspira intermedia PWS/A genome, the window TTAATAATTCAGCATTGAATACAGGGCCGTCATGACAAACTTTTTTAAGTGTATATCCAGACTTTTCATCTTTTATTTCTATATTGCATCCTAAGCATGCATTAACTCCGCAAGCCATTCTCTCTTCGAGTGAAGCATAGCAAAGTATATTATTTTCTTTAGCAACTTTTATTAAAGCTTTCATCATAACTGTAGGACCGCAAGTGTATATAATATCAAAAGTTTTTTCTTTTAATAATTCTTTAGTTTTATCAACTGTATTGCATTTATCTCCTACAGAACCGTCATCAGTTGTAATGTGTAAATCAATATTATTGGTATTGAATCTATCCATTATTTTTATTGCACTTGAATCAGCACCGCCCATTATCAATGTTATAGAGTTGTTGGAATTGTTTAATTTTTCTATTAAAAGTTTAATAGGGGCTATTCCCATTCCGCCTGCTACTATTAATATTTTTTTATTATTGATATTTGTATCAAATCCATTGCCTAATGGCCCTTGAATACTAATATTGTCATTTTCTTTTAATTTTGATAAATACTTTGTACCTTCTCCTTTTACCTGATAATAAAATTCAAGTATATCATTATCAATATAATGCAGGCTTATAGGGCGTCTTAAAAAAGTATTGCTTTTAAGCATGAAAAATTGTCCTGCTTTTGAATGTTTATAGCTTTCTTTTGATTTTATTCTAAGCAGATACTTATCATTTGATATTTGTATATTATTTATTATAATACCGTCTTCTAAAAACATTTTATGAA encodes:
- a CDS encoding dihydroorotate dehydrogenase electron transfer subunit, which produces MFLEDGIIINNIQISNDKYLLRIKSKESYKHSKAGQFFMLKSNTFLRRPISLHYIDNDILEFYYQVKGEGTKYLSKLKENDNISIQGPLGNGFDTNINNKKILIVAGGMGIAPIKLLIEKLNNSNNSITLIMGGADSSAIKIMDRFNTNNIDLHITTDDGSVGDKCNTVDKTKELLKEKTFDIIYTCGPTVMMKALIKVAKENNILCYASLEERMACGVNACLGCNIEIKDEKSGYTLKKVCHDGPVFNAELLNF